Part of the Rhipicephalus sanguineus isolate Rsan-2018 chromosome 5, BIME_Rsan_1.4, whole genome shotgun sequence genome is shown below.
TGACCTGGTATTTCCACAAAAAATATTTCTTCCCTCTTTGTTTTTGGACCTGTGCAACAAAAGGAAGTGAATACGATATTAGGTgaagcgccttttatatctcacgctttcccctcacagtgctcttggtcggcggggtggtgtcaggaTAGCTACGTTGGCTAGTTGGTATCACATTATGGTATAAAACATTTAGCGCAAATAAAATACTTCGTCCTGTGTCATTTATTTGCGCTCAAAATTTTATAAGATAATGGGGTGGTtacgccgtctgggagcggtgaagtgaaataatgcatcatgaccgtggcctccgcgattagctcatGCAACGCGGCGTTGTTAGAGGTCCGTTCCATTCATCGCGTTTCCAAAAGCAGAAGTGcaatttgtcaatgccttaacacaccgcgaagtggcgacctttgcccaagcctCGGCTTtactcacagcatccatccatattaaaaatagctctgtgacgcaCGGTTTCCTCGCCTTGCCGTAGCACCACGTTTCCCCCGCCTATgcacgccccgagaaaaatcgcgaccgggctagagggaagacacgacgggcGTTGCCTTTCCTTCTAGTCCGACCGTGGTGTTCTCTTTACTCTTTAGCATGACGTTGAAGGGCGACCTTAGTCGTCCTCTCCcagctgtcacaccgctttctctgattacgctctcaccgttaactgctacagctaccgcaaaggtttgtctaattgttgatcatggacgttggtcgtcgggatgaagatgtgccaAGAAGCATCAACTTGGGTgaatccacgttaaatggtgctatagctgccaaacaccaatagaaaGTTCCCTTATATTAATTTACAGCAAGCGgtctacttctgtaaggacacgttttactttcgtgttataccgattcctatgacgaagagatcaaccatgtttttttttggctttgagccaagcgttacgaggtggatggacgtgtttttgtaagtgtaaggGTTGTAATTCTATTCTTGCGCCAGTTCTCTGTAATGTTTCTCTACGCTACAATATGCAGCCTTGAGAATTTGTTCCTGATTTGCTATTTTAAGAATAAGGTAAAGAGCTACAAATTCACATTTATAATGCAGCCTATTTCCAAATAGTGCTATGTCTGCAGGTTCAATTTttggtgtggcaggcatgtgtcaTTTGTGAAAACtttgttttaggagcgaagcaccttaACACCTTggtgtgtcggcgtgcatcgtgcatcgtcatCTGCTAGCAGGACGGTCCATttccttgagcgcaagagagggcgccagcgcctcagcgctcgccgtgtggcgagacaGAGCGACAgagcgttgactatggaaacgctctttccgcTATGAACGCTGAACTGCCAGCTCGCATAGAACCatggagttcttttttttattcctccatgcatagaacgagaacgcgccctcgcccgcgagacgCAACGCCGACGCTGGCAGCGTCacctagcgagtttcttgattgaaaaaccgactgctcgcactCCCCAATCGTTCAAAATGTAGTGCCAAgaggagatttctcttgtgcgcagttggacaataaagattcgcagcgtgctcgttaactaaaagcggactgcgggtctttgtgtctaatcttttttctgtctctcattgcccattagcagggattttgctgtgggaaacaccggcgcacactgcatgcttagcccctccacaggtttcacgttagtggagctgaaacacccttccctacatgcttcgcccctccccagttttggaagaaataaaacaggcactcgccttgttcgaggaaaaacaaacatatattgacgtttcggggccTCTACGgttcccttgttcacaatgaagagcaTGCAAGAGGGCGTAACTATTTATGGATTATGTGGCGCAGAGTGCGCATGTATATCTCGGGGAGATTACCCCGTGTCCACTTAATCGCGTTTTTGGTCGTTTGAATGAGCAGCGATTCTAAAAGTAGCCGGGTCGATAGGCGCTTCTCTGTCGCAATTATGCTCGCAGAATCCCAGTCGATGATGTGGTTACTGCTTAAATGATGATCCGCCAAGGCGTTCGAGCTTGCATTGCCTTTCTTGACATCGTTCTGGAGCTGTTGGATTCTTCTAATAAAATTTCCAGTTTCACCTATGTAGGATGCGTCACAATCTTTGCATGGTATCTTATAGATAACCCCTGGAAATCTTGAGCTTTCCAGACGGTCTTTCACGCGTACGAGTTCTTTCTTTAGCTTGTTGGTCGGCACATGCGCGATTTTTACGTTGTATCTGTCAAGCACTCTTGCAAGTGCCTCACTGACGCCTTGCGCATAGGGTACAGCAGCCCGTTTTGGCCTGTCAGCTTCACGAGCCTCTTCAGTGTAGGCAACTGAAGACCGCAAGTGTTGAGTCCTCAGGAGCTGCGAAGGGTAGCCGTTGCTGCAGAGGTCCTTCCTTACCACCGCTAGCTCTTGTTTGCGCAGACCAGATTCAGAGCAGATGCGCATTGCGCGAGAGAAAAGAGCAGCGGCAACGGAGCGTTTTTGCCCTATAGGATTCGCAGCAAACCTTAGATATCTACCCGTGTGGGTCGGCTTCCGATACACACTGGTTATAAGTCCTTTGGCTGACCGTCTTACAAGAACGTCGAGGAAGGCAATCATTCCATTATTTTCTTGTTCCATGGTGAACTGGATGCTTGGAACAAAAGAGTTCAAATGCTCGAGGAAAGGCTCTACGTCCTGGCGACGGATCACACAGAAACACTCATCAACGTATCGGACAAACAATTTTGGGGGCCCCTGATACGAAATCAGCGCAGAATGTTCAAGTGCTTAGAAGGCGATGTTTGCACAGGCCACAGACACAGAAGCCCCCATTGCTGTTCCGAACTGCTGCTTGTAAAAATGTCCGTTGTAAATAAAATACATGTTTTTCATGCAGAATTCCAGCTGCCGGCATAGGTCCTCCATCTCAAAGGGCGTACGTGAAGGCAGAGATGCATCATTGTCGAGTAGGACCTTGCAACACCGGACCGTGTAATCGACGGTTACGCATGTAAACATTGACTTAACGTCAAAGGACACCATCACCTCGTCGTCGTCGACGGTGACACCTCCAAGAATTTCAATGAAATGTGCGGAATCCCTCACATAGGTAGGTGTGTTTCCAACCAAGGGGCGCAGGACGCGGTGAAGATAGCCGGATAATTCGTACAACGGAGAACGCGTGAAGTCAACGATTGGTCGGAGGGGGACCTCGGGCTTGTGGACCTTCGGTAAACCGTAGACTGCAGGTGCCGACCCATTATGGCAAAGTAACTTGTAGTACAAGTACTTGCTTTCTGGTGGCACAAGTTTGAACATCTCCGTGAGTAGCTTCTGAAGCTCTGACTCTATCTTCTTCGTTGGGTCCCGGCTCACCTTAGCATAGGTCGCTTCATCTTCGAGCAACGACGTCATCTTGGAGACGTAGTCCGAGCGGTCAAGAATAACCGTAGCGTACCCTTTATCTGCGGGTAGGATAACTATGTCCTTATTCTGCTGAAGTCTTCGCAACGATGTCTTCTCAGCAACGAGTAGCATGTCAGTCTTAGAGCTTGACAGCTTCGAGAGTACCCCGATGGCGCGTGACCGTGCCGCGTCTCGTAGAGGGGGGTCAACAAGTCGCACCGCTTGCTCTACAGCACACGTCATTCTTTCGAGGCTGGGTCGGTAACCCACGTTGAAGTTCAGGCCACGGCTGA
Proteins encoded:
- the LOC119395131 gene encoding uncharacterized protein LOC119395131, yielding MLGIRNLSSHKLDPSEIRLLSRGLNFNVGYRPSLERMTCAVEQAVRLVDPPLRDAARSRAIGVLSKLSSSKTDMLLVAEKTSLRRLQQNKDIVILPADKGYATVILDRSDYVSKMTSLLEDEATYAKVSRDPTKKIESELQKLLTEMFKLVPPESKYLYYKLLCHNGSAPAVYGLPKVHKPEVPLRPIVDFTRSPLYELSGYLHRVLRPLVGNTPTYVRDSAHFIEILGGVTVDDDEVMVSFDVKSMFTCVTVDYTVRCCKVLLDNDASLPSRTPFEMEDLCRQLEFCMKNMYFIYNGHFYKQQFGTAMGASVSVACANIAF